The following DNA comes from Nocardioides panzhihuensis.
CTCCGTGCTGGTGCTGACCCCGACCCGGCTGATCCTGGCCCACACCGACGAGCACGCCGGCGACGACCTGCTGCCCGAGCACTACACCTCGACCTCGACCGAGGCCGTCCGCATCGACTCGGTCAACTCCGTCGTGGTGACCCGGATGATCACCAACCCGACGAAGGGTTCGAGCAAGCCGGCCGAGGTGGTCATGACCATCGGCTGGGGCGGCGTCAACCGCGTCGACCTGGAGCCCGCGGGCTGCTCCGACCCCAACTGCGACGCCGACCACGGCTACACCGGCGTACTCACCCCCGACGACTTCTCGCTGCGCGTATCGGCTGCCGCCGACGGTCACGACTCGGTCGACCGCCTGCTCTCCTTCGCGGAATCGCTCTCGGCTCGCACCCACAGCCGGTGAGGTGCGGGTGACGGGGTTTCTCGCTCCCGCTTACGGGGAGCGCTCGCTGGGTGATGTCCTGCCGGCGGTCGCGGCCGCCATGGACGTCCCGCTCGGCACCGCCGAAGCGCGACCCGGTCTCGAGCTGCCGTCGGCGGCTGCGTACGTGATCTTCCTGGTCGACGGGATGGGGACCAACCTGCTGCGGCGCTACGCGCACGCGGCGCCGTTCCTGGCGTCGCTGAGCGAGGACCAGCAGCCCGGCACGGCCGGGGTGCCGTCGACGACGGCGACCAGCCTCACCTCGTTCGGGACGGGGCTGACCCCCGGCGGTCACGGCCTGGTCGGCTACACCTCCCGGATCCCCGGCACCGACCACCTGCTCAACGCGCTGCAGTGGCGCAAGGACGTCGACCCGGTCGAGTGGCAGCCCAACCGGACCGTCTTCCAGCGGCTGGGCGAGGCCGGCGTCCCGGTCACGGTGATCAACAAGCGCGTCTTCGGCGGCTCTGGCCTGACCATCGCCGCCCATCGCGGTGCGGAGTTCGTCGGCGCCGACCGGGTCGGCGAGCGGCTCGCGTCCGCGGTCGCCCTCTCCCGGGTTCCGGGCTCGCTGACCTACCTCTACGACGGCGACCTGGACTGGACCGGCCACAAGTACGGTGTCGCCTCCTCGCCCTGGTTGCAGCAGCTCTCGATGATCGACGCCGAGGCCGAGCAGCTCCGAGACGCCCTGGACCCGTCCGTACGGCTGCTGGTGCTCGCCGACCACGGCATGGTCGACTCGCCCGCGTCGTCTCGCACCGACATCGACGACTTCCCCGAGCTCCGTGACGGGGTCGCCCTGGTCGGCGGCGAGGCTCGCTTCCGCCACCTCTACTGCTCGCGCGGCGCGGTCGACGACGTGGTCGCGACCTGGTCGGAGAAGCTGGGCGACAAGGCCGACGTGATGACCCGGGAGACCGCCATCCGGCGCGGCTGGTTCGGACCGGTCACGCCGGCGGTGCTGCCGCGGCTCGGCGACGTCATCGTCGCCTCGCACGGGGAGCACGCGGTGGTCTCGACGAGCCTGTTCCAGTACGAGACGACCCTGGTGGGGTTGCACGGGTCACTCACCCCGGACGAGATGCTGATCCCGCTGCTCGTCTCCTGAGCCACTAGTGTTCTCCGAGTGGCTGAGCTGACCTTCTGGACCGGGACGATGGATGCAGGGAAATCGACCCTCGCACTGCAGACCAACCACAACCACGCGGCACGCGGCAGGGTGGGGCTCATCTTCACCGTCCACGACCGCTCCGGGGGTGCGGTGGTCACCTCGCGGCTCGGTCTGACCCATGACGCGATCGAGGTCACCGACGACTTCGACTTCTGGCGCCACATCGTCGACGCGCTGACCCACGGCGGCCGGGTGGACTACCTCATCTGCGACGAGGCCCAGTTCTACACGCCCGAGCAGATCGAGGCACTGGCCAAGATCACCGACGAGCTGCAGATCGACGTGTTCTGCTTCGGGATCCTCACCGACTTCCGCACCCGGCTCTTCCCGGGTGCCGCTCGACTGGTGGAGCTCGCCGACCGTACGGAGGTGCTGCAGGTCGAGGCGCTGTGCTGGTGCGGCAAGCGGGCCACCCACAATGCCCGGGTCGAGGACGGCGTGATGGTCACCGAGGGCGACCAGGTCGTCGTCGGTGACACCGACCAGGCACCCAGCGCCGTCTCCTACGAGGTCCTCTGCCGCCAGCACCACCGCCGCCGCCTGACCGCGGCCCGGGCCAAGTCCGTCTCCCTGGTGCCCGAGCCGCTGCCCTTCGGCTAGCGATTGAGCGTCGGCATGGGCACGTCGGCGTACCTCGTCCCGACCGGGGCGCTCTTGGTGTCGAGCTGGACGCCGGGGCGGCCGTTCTCCACGACGTACGTCGCGCGGGTGGAGACCGGGGCACCACGGCGCTCGACGTACGGCACCACCCGGAAGTCGCTGGAGAGCTCGTCGGGTGTGACCTGGACGCGTACGTAGCCTCGCTGGCTGTTGAAGAACTTCAGGTGGTCGTTGGCCCGCAGCAGGGTCTCGCCGCCGGTGGTCATGTCGGCGCCGTCGCCGCCGCTGGTGATGGAGGTGCCGACGAACTCGCTGCCGACGACGGCCGACTCCGGGTCGTCGTAGTCGGCCAGCAGGTTGCTGGCGTAGTTGTGGTGGCGGTCTCCGGTGATGACGACCAGGTTCTCGACGCCGCTGGTGCGGGCGCCGGCGAGGAGGCGGTTGCGGTTGGCGACGTAGCCGTCCCAAGGGTCCATGTAGAGGGTCTTGGCCTCGGACTCGTCGAGGTCCGTCTCGGCCATCGGCGCCTGGTTGGAGAGCACCTGCCAACGGGCTCTGGACTGCCGCCAGCTGCGCTGGAGCCACGCCTCCTGCTCGAGGCCCATCATCGAGCGCGACGGGTCGTAGATGTCCGGCGTCAGCTGCGGGCTCGCGGGGTCGCTGCCGTCGGCGTACGCCTGGTCGTCGCGGTACTGCCGGGTGTCGAGCACGTTGAAGTCGACCAGGTCGCCGTAGCGCAGGTTGCGGTAGATCTGCATGTCCGGCCCGTCCGGCAGCGCGCTGGCCCGGAACGGCAGGTGCTCGTAGTAGGCCTGGAAGGCAGCCGTACGCCGTGGCATCCACAGCTCGCCCTTGGACTGGCTGCGCTCCTCCGGGGTCTCGTCGGCCCAGTTGTTCTCGACCTCGTGGTCGTCGGGTGCGACCACGAAGGCATGGGCCTGGTGGGCGGCCATCAGGTCCGGGTCGGACTTGTAGAGGCCGTACTGCAGGCGGTAGCGCGCCAGGTCGAGCGTCTCCCCGGCCAAGGACGGTGTGACCGGGGTCTTGCGCCAGTTGTTCTCGGCAGTGACGCCGGACTCGTACAGGTAGTCGCCCAGATGGAAGATGACGTCGAGGTCCTCGTCCGCCAGGTGCCGATAGGCGGTGTAGAAGCCGTGGCTGTACAGCGCGCAGGAGGCGAAGGCGAAGCTCACCTGGGACGGCGAGGAGCCGTACGACGGGGCGGTCCGGGTGTGGCCGGTCTGGCTGACCTCGCCGGCGGCCAGGAAGCGGTACCAGTAGTCGCGACCGGGACGCAGGCCCCAGACCTCGGGGTGGACCGAGTGCCCGAGGTTCGGGGTGGCGGTGACAGTGCCGGACTTCACGACCTTGCGGAAGGCGGGGTCCTCGGCGACCTGCCAGCGGACCTTGACCGGCTTCTGCGGCATGCCGCCCAGACCGTCGGGGGCGAGCGGTTCGGGGGCGAGACGGGTCCAGAGGACGACGGAGTTGGGGAGCGGGTCGCCGGAGGCGACGCCCATGGTGAACGGGTAGCCGGAGAGCGAGGTGGCGCTCTTGACCGATACCGCGTCGGCGGGGATCGAGCCGGTGCCGAGCAGCATGGCTGCTGATGCGGCGAACCCGGTCGAGGCTGTGCGAGAGATGAGGGAGCGTCGGCTCAGCGAATGGGGCAGAAGCATCGGGGCCTCCGAGAAAGGTGGAAGTGCTTGCCTCCACCCACCTCATCGGGGGCGCATGAACTGCACCCGACCCGCTGCCGACTCTGGCCGGTCGGGTCGCCGACGTAACACGGACCGGCCGGTGGCCGGTCCGT
Coding sequences within:
- a CDS encoding alkaline phosphatase family protein, yielding MTGFLAPAYGERSLGDVLPAVAAAMDVPLGTAEARPGLELPSAAAYVIFLVDGMGTNLLRRYAHAAPFLASLSEDQQPGTAGVPSTTATSLTSFGTGLTPGGHGLVGYTSRIPGTDHLLNALQWRKDVDPVEWQPNRTVFQRLGEAGVPVTVINKRVFGGSGLTIAAHRGAEFVGADRVGERLASAVALSRVPGSLTYLYDGDLDWTGHKYGVASSPWLQQLSMIDAEAEQLRDALDPSVRLLVLADHGMVDSPASSRTDIDDFPELRDGVALVGGEARFRHLYCSRGAVDDVVATWSEKLGDKADVMTRETAIRRGWFGPVTPAVLPRLGDVIVASHGEHAVVSTSLFQYETTLVGLHGSLTPDEMLIPLLVS
- a CDS encoding thymidine kinase: MAELTFWTGTMDAGKSTLALQTNHNHAARGRVGLIFTVHDRSGGAVVTSRLGLTHDAIEVTDDFDFWRHIVDALTHGGRVDYLICDEAQFYTPEQIEALAKITDELQIDVFCFGILTDFRTRLFPGAARLVELADRTEVLQVEALCWCGKRATHNARVEDGVMVTEGDQVVVGDTDQAPSAVSYEVLCRQHHRRRLTAARAKSVSLVPEPLPFG
- a CDS encoding DUF5998 family protein, which gives rise to MSTRTDDLDRADDLRDEIDRTGYYPEVVADCVASAVAGEKVSSFFLHHEPTFDRDEVRRHLSVLVLTPTRLILAHTDEHAGDDLLPEHYTSTSTEAVRIDSVNSVVVTRMITNPTKGSSKPAEVVMTIGWGGVNRVDLEPAGCSDPNCDADHGYTGVLTPDDFSLRVSAAADGHDSVDRLLSFAESLSARTHSR
- a CDS encoding alkaline phosphatase D family protein encodes the protein MLLPHSLSRRSLISRTASTGFAASAAMLLGTGSIPADAVSVKSATSLSGYPFTMGVASGDPLPNSVVLWTRLAPEPLAPDGLGGMPQKPVKVRWQVAEDPAFRKVVKSGTVTATPNLGHSVHPEVWGLRPGRDYWYRFLAAGEVSQTGHTRTAPSYGSSPSQVSFAFASCALYSHGFYTAYRHLADEDLDVIFHLGDYLYESGVTAENNWRKTPVTPSLAGETLDLARYRLQYGLYKSDPDLMAAHQAHAFVVAPDDHEVENNWADETPEERSQSKGELWMPRRTAAFQAYYEHLPFRASALPDGPDMQIYRNLRYGDLVDFNVLDTRQYRDDQAYADGSDPASPQLTPDIYDPSRSMMGLEQEAWLQRSWRQSRARWQVLSNQAPMAETDLDESEAKTLYMDPWDGYVANRNRLLAGARTSGVENLVVITGDRHHNYASNLLADYDDPESAVVGSEFVGTSITSGGDGADMTTGGETLLRANDHLKFFNSQRGYVRVQVTPDELSSDFRVVPYVERRGAPVSTRATYVVENGRPGVQLDTKSAPVGTRYADVPMPTLNR